A stretch of the Deinococcus sp. YIM 134068 genome encodes the following:
- a CDS encoding ParA family protein, translating to MQVLAILSLKGGVGKTTTALHLASVAASEGRAVCVLDADTEHSACRWAAHVPLPFEVVAGEPDRLARQVRASQQEGKLVIIDTPPNSRELLLRAGSLADTVVVPIAPTGLEVDRLRPTLELLTDLQAQREELDVAILLTRYNSRRRLAREAEEALHGLPVLASRVRELEAYKAAFGSVPGELGDYRAVWQELQA from the coding sequence GGTTCTCGCGATTCTCAGCCTCAAGGGCGGCGTCGGCAAGACCACCACGGCGCTTCACCTCGCGTCGGTGGCGGCCTCGGAGGGCCGAGCCGTGTGCGTTCTGGACGCAGACACCGAGCACAGCGCTTGCCGCTGGGCCGCACACGTCCCTTTGCCGTTCGAGGTAGTGGCCGGGGAGCCGGACCGCCTGGCCCGCCAGGTCAGGGCCAGTCAGCAGGAGGGCAAATTGGTCATCATCGACACCCCGCCCAATTCCCGCGAGCTGCTGCTCCGGGCGGGTTCGCTGGCCGACACAGTCGTCGTGCCTATCGCGCCCACCGGTCTGGAGGTCGACCGTCTTCGCCCCACCCTGGAGCTGCTGACCGACCTGCAGGCCCAGCGCGAGGAACTCGACGTGGCTATCCTGCTGACCCGTTACAACAGCCGCCGCCGTCTGGCGCGGGAAGCGGAAGAGGCACTCCACGGCCTTCCCGTGCTGGCGAGCCGCGTCCGGGAGTTGGAAGCGTACAAGGCGGCGTTCGGCAGCGTTCCCGGGGAACTGGGGGACTACCGCGCCGTCTGGCAGGAGCTTCAGGCATGA